CCGGGCATGCAGGGCCAGGTCGGCGCCGTCCAGAGCGATATGGGCGTAGACGTAGGGGACCTCGATGTCGAGGTTCTTGGCCTTGATGTTGACGATGCAGAAGGTGGTGACGGTGCCGCGGGGGCCGGCCTCGACCTGGGTGTCGGTGGCGACGCCGCAGGTGGGACAGGCCCCGCGGGGCGGGACGTAGACCTTGCGGCAGGAGGGGCAGCGCTCGCCCACGATCCGGTGCTCCGCAAGCGCCTGGAGGTAGCGGGACTGGGCGCGGCCGGGCGCATAGGTGTAGTCGAGCCGGGCGGGGGTGACGATCCCGGTGACGGGGTCCGTGAACTCCCCGTGGTGCGGTGCCGGCCGGCCGGCCCCTTCGGCGCTGCCGTCCGGTGCCGGCAGGCCGTTCTCGGCGGCGCCGTCGTCCGGCTCGAAGCACGCGATGTCGGTGATCGCGCCGGTGCGCTCCGCGGCCCAGCGGACCCGGACCCGCATGCCGGTGCGTACGGCCTCGGGGCCGGGCGCGTCCAGGACGTGCAGCAGGGCGGTGTCGGCGCCGTCGAGCCGGACCAGGACCCAGGCGAAGGGGGTGGTGAGGGGCTGACCGCGGCGGGGGAACGGGTTCCAGGCCCAGGTGGTGATGGTGCCGCTGGTGCCGACCTCGACCAGGTCGCGGATCTCCTCCGCGGTGACCGGGTCGTATTCGACGGGTGGGACGACCACCCGGCCGTCGCTCGCCGTGACGCCGAGGACGGTGCGCTCTCGCAGCCCGGTGAGGAAGGCGCTCTGGACGGGCCCGAGGGAGCGGGTGAAGGGGAATTCCACGACGAGGGGCGCCGTGAGGACCTCTGGCATGCGGGGCTCCTTGGGTCAGGCGCGCCGGTAGACGGGCGGGCGCTTCTCGGCGAAGGCCCGGGAGCCTTCTTTGGCGTCGGCGGTGTCGAAAACCGGCCAGCCGCGGGCGAGTTCGGCCGCCAGCCCGTCGGTCTCGGTCATCTCGGCGGTCTCGTAGACGGACGCCTTGACGGCTTCGACGGCGAGCGGTCCGCAGCCGTTGACCCGTTCCGCGATCTCCAGGGCCGCCTCCAGCGCGGTCCCCTCGGGCACGACATGACCGATCAGGCCGATGCGCTCGGCCTCGCGCGCGGGGTAGGGCCGGCCGGTGAGCAGCATTTCCAGGGCGTGCGTGCGGGGGATCTGGCGGGCGAGACGGACGGTGGAGCCGCCGATGGGGAACAGCCCGTGCCGGACCTCGTAGAGCCCGAAGGTGGCGCTCTCGCCGGCGACGCGGATGTCGGTGCCCTGCAGGATCTCCGTCCCGCCCGCGACGCAGTGTCCCTCGACGGCGGCGATCACGGGTTTGCGGGGGCGGTGGTGCCGCAGCATCGCCTTCCAGTGCAGGTCGGGGTCGGCGCGCAGCCGGTCGCGGTACTGCTCGCCGGCCATGCCGTCGCCCGCGAGGGCCTTGAGGTCCATGCCGGCACAGAAGGTGCCGCCGGCGCCGGTGAGGATGACGGAGCGGATCGTGTCGTCCTCGTCGGCGGAGATCCAGCCGTCGTACAGGCCCACCAGCATCGGCAGCGAGAGCGCGTTCTTCGCCTCCGGCCGGTTGAGGGTGAGCACCAGTGTCGCGCCGACGCGCTCCACCGACAGATGTTCCGTACCACCCATGTTCCGTCCTCCCGTCTCACGACGGAGAACAGGTTGCAGGAGCGGCACACCGACTTCAAGACCTTCCTGACAGGTAGTCAGATTTCTTCGCCACGGCCCTTCCCTGCTCCTTCCGGCGGCGCTCTAATGACCGCCAAGCCGACGCCCGCCCGGTCTGGAGGAGACGTGGAGTACAACCTTGCCGACCTCTTCGAGTCGATCGTCGACACGGTCCCCGACCGCGAGGCGCTGGTGTACGTCGACCATCCGGGGACCGGCAGCGAACGGCGGCTGACCTACGCCGAGCTGGACCGCGCCGCCAACCGCCTGGCCCACCACCTCGCCGACCACGGCGTCCGCCCCGGTCAGCACGTCGGACTGCACCTCTACAACGGCATCGAATACCTCCAGGCCGTCTACGCCTGCCTGAAGATCCGCGCCGTCCCGGTGAACGTCAACTACCGCTACGTCGAGGAGGAGCTGGTCTATCTCTACCGGGACGCCGACCTGGTGGCGCTGGTCTTCGACGCGGAGTTCACCGCGCGGGTGGCCGCCGCCCTCGCGCAGGCGCCCGGGCTGCGGCACCTCGTACGGGTCGGCACCCCGCCCGCCGGTGCCCCCGAGCCGCCCCTCGCGCCCGTCGCGCTCGCGGACGCCGAGGCCGCCGGCTCCCCCGCGCGCGGCTTCGGGCCGCGCTCGGCCGACGACCAGATCGTGATCTACACCGGCGGCACCACCGGCATGCCCAAGGGCGTGATGTGGCGCCACGAGGACCTCTTCTTCGCCGGAATGGGGGGCGGGGCACCGACCGGCGAGCCGGTGACGCGGCCGCAGGAGCTGGCCGAGCGGGTCGCGGCCGGCGGTGACGGCATCGTCTTCTTCCCCGCTCCCCCGCTGATGCACGGCACCTCCACCCTCACCGCGTTCATCGCCTTCCACTTCGGCCAGAAGGTCGTCATCCACCGCAAATACGTCCCCGAGGAGGTGCTGCGGACCATCGAGCGGGAGCGGGTCACCAGCGTCTCGCTGGTCGGCGACGCGATGCTGCGTCCGCTCGTCGACGCCCTCGCCGGGCCGCTCAAGGGCACCGACTGCTCCTCGCTGTTCAGCGTCAGCAGCTCCGGCGCGATCCTCTCCGAGACCGTACGCGCCCAGTTCGCGGCGCTGCTCCCGCAGGTCATGCTGCTCAACAACTTCGGCTCGTCCGAGTCCGGCTTCAACGGCACCGCCACTGACGACTCGGGCCCCGGCAAGGGCTTCCGGCTGCACGTCAACTCCCGTACGGCGGTGGTGGACCTGGCGACCCATGAGCCGGTGCCGGCCGGTGAGGTCGGCCGTATCGCGCTGCGCGGGCATGTCCCGCTGGGCTACTACAACGACCCCAAGAAGACCGCCGAGACCTTCTTCGAGGCGCACGGCGACCGCTGGGTGCTGCTGGGCGATATGGCGACCGTGGACGAGGCGGGCATCGTCACCGTCCTCGGCCGGGGCTCGCAGTGCATCAACTCCGGTGGCGAGAAGGTCTATCCGGAAGAGGTCGAGCAGGCGCTGAAGGCACATCCGGACATCTACGACGCCCTGGTGGCGGGCGTACCGGACGAACGGTGGGGCAGCCGCGTCGCGGCCGTGGTGCAACTGCGCGCCGGCGCGGCGCCGTTGGACCTGGAAGGGCTGCAGCGCCACTGCCGGACCCGGCTGGCGGGGTACAAGATCCCGCGTGCCGCCGTCTTCACCGACCACATCCAGCGCTCGCCCAGCGGCAAGGCGGACTACCGCTGGGCGCGGGCGGTGGCGGCGGGCGGAGGGACGGGGTGAGCCGGGTGGCCTTGTGGCGGGCCGGGCCGGGCGGGCCGCCGTCGGTCAGGCACCGGTGCAGACCGAGCGCAGCGAGCGGGCCAGGGCCGTCGCGTGCAGCGTGTCCAGGCGTCGCTGCCGGTGTACCCGCACGGCGGCCGCGGTCAGCAGCGGAGCGCAGTACGGCGCCGAACGGGCGCGCGGGGAACCGGCCAGGGCCCGTACCAGCGCGCCATTGATGCGGTTGATCTCCTTGCGGACCTCCTGGAGGTCGGGCCGCTGGGTGGGGGCCTGCGCCGGGTCCGCGTCCCACCGGCGGTACAGCCCGCGCTGCACGACCTTGTTGGCCTCGATCTGATCCCGGAAGACCCGCACCGTGGCGGCCGGGTCGGCGCCCAGCCGCCGGGCCTGGTCCGCCACCGTGTCCAGCACCTCCTGCTCACGCGCCGGATCGTCGATCGGGCTGCCGGTGCCCCACTTCGCCGCGGCCACCGAATCGCCGGTGGCCAGCCGCTCGGCGGACAGCTCGGCGAGCGGCCGGAGTTGGCCGTACGGGGAGTGGGCGGTGGCGGCAGGTGGTGCGGATGCGGCGTGGGGTGCGGCAGCGGAAGAAGGTGGTACGGGCGCGGCAGGCCGTGCGGCTACGGCTACGGCAGGCGCCGAGGCCGGGGCCGCGGCGACCCTGCCGGTTGCGGTGAGCAGGACGGCCGCGGCCGCGCCGACGGCCAGGGCGCTCCGTAGCGAGGGGGTCGGGTGCACGGTCGGCGGCCTTTCTCGAACCCCGGGAATCCCCGGGGAGGTCAATGGACGGACGGCATGGGGCCGGGGCCCGGAGAACCGGGCCGGCGGGGGCTCCCCGGGCCGGCAGCCCGGCGGCTGGCCACCGCTACGGCCACGGCCACCACGGCTACGGCCACGGCTACGGCGCCAGGAACGAGGTGACCGCGGCGAGGAATTCTCCCGGGCGTTCCTCGTGGACGAGATGGCCGGCGCCCTCCACCGTCACCAGGCGGGCATCGGGGATCCGCTCGACCAGGTCGGCGAGGTGGTCCTGCGGGATATGGCTGGACTCGCCGCCGCCGATGACCAGGGTCGGTGCGGTGACCTTCGCCGGCGCGTCCCACCACGCGGGATCGGGCGCATTGCGCTCCGCCACCACCGCGGCCTTGGCGTGCCAGTCGAACGGCTGCGGGCCGGCCGGCTGCTCCGGCACCTCCTGCGGCGGCTCGGCGGGGAGCGGCACAGGTACTTCCTCCAGGACCAGCCGGGCCACGAGCTCGGGCCGGTCCGCGGCCAGCAGCAGTGCGGCCACCGCGCCCAGCGAGTGCCCGATCAGGGCCACCCGCTCCAGTCCGAGCGCTTCCAGGAAGCCGATCGCATCGTCCCGCCACCTTTCGAAGCCGTACGCACCGGGCCAGTCGCTGCGGCCGTGACCCCGCTGGTCAGGGGCGTAGACACGGTGGGTGCCGGCGAGCCGGCCGACCACACCGCGCCAGTCCTCGCCGTCCTCCCCGAGGCAGTGCAGCAGCACGGCCGGGGGCGCGTCCTCCTCCCCCCACACCCGGTATGCCAGCTGGACCTCACCGACCTGCACTTTCCGGACGTCACTCATGCGCTGGACGCTACCCGGGCGGCGTCGGCGTCACGCCCCTTGACGTGTTCGCCGCGCGCTGATTACTTGGATCAACAGATGGCTACCGAATGATCGGTAGGGAAACGAGGCGGTGGACTCCATGCCGGAAGCGGCCACGGGCAGTGAGACGTTCGACGAGGCGGAGCGGCTTTCGGCGGACGCGCTGCACAGCCTGCAACTGACCCGGCTGCGCGCCTCGTTGCAGCACGCCTATGACCACGTCCCGTTCTACCGGGAGTCCTTCGACCGGGCCGGGGTGCATCCGCGGGACTGCCGCTCGCTCGGTGATCTCGCCCGCTTCCCGTTCACCGTCAAGGATGATCTGCGCGCCCAGTACCCCTTCGGGATGTTCGCCGTCCCGAAGGAGAAGGTACGCCGTATTCACGCCTCCAGCGGCACCACGGGCCGCCCGACGGTCGTCGGCTACACCGAGCGCGATCTGGCGCAGTGGGCGGACGTCGTGGCCCGCTCCCTCCATGCGGCCGGCGGACGGCCCGGTCACACCGTCCATATCGCCTACGGGTACGGACTGTTCACCGGCGGTCTGGGTGCCCACTACGGCGCGGAGCGGCTCGGCTGCACGGTCGTACCGGCGTCCGGTGGGATGACCAGCCGCCAGGTGCAGATCATCCAGGATCTCCGGCCCGAGATCATCATGGTCACGCCGTCCTACATGCTCACGCTGCTGGACGAGTTCGAGCGGCAGGGCATCGATCCCCGTACGACCTCGCTCGAGGTGGGCGTCTTCGGCGCCGAGCCCTGGACGCAGGAGATGCGCCGCGAGATCGAGGAACGGTTCGCGATCGACGCCGTGGACATATACGGCCTGTCGGAGGTGATGGGCCCCGGTGTCGCCCAGGAGTGTGTGGAGACCAAGGACGGACTCCACATCTGGGAGGACCACTTCTACCCGGAGGTGGTCGATCCGATCACCGGCGAGGTGCTGCCGGACGGTGCGCACGGCGAGCTGGTCTTCACCTCGCTCACCAAGGAGGCGATGCCGGTCATCCGCTATCGCACCCGTGATCTGACCCGGCTGCTGCCCGGTACCGCACGCGCCGCCTTCCGCCGGATGGAGAAGATCACCGGGCGCAGCGACGACATGATCATCCTGCGCGGCGTCAATCTCTTCCCCGCGCAGGTCGAGGAGATCGTACTGCGGACACCCGGGGTCGCCCCGCACTTCCAGCTGAGGCTGACCCGGGAGGGCCGGATGGACCAGCTGACCGTACGCGCCGAGGCCCGGCCGGACGCGGCCCCCGAGGCGCGCACCGCCGCCGCCGGGCTGATCGCACGGGGCGTCAAGGACGGCATCGGGGTATCGGTCGCGGTCGAGATCGTCGACCCGGAGACCCTGGAGCGCTCGGTCGGCAAGATCAAGCGCATCGTGGACGCCCGGCCGCGTGACAAGGCTGCGGAGACCCCTTAGCGGGGGCGCTCCCTGGAGGTGGAGGTGCGCCCCTGCGCGCTGTCCCGGCGCGCTTGTCCCTGCGGGTGTCTCCCTAGGGGCATCTCTCCCCGAGGGACCAGGGCTGAGAGGCCCTACGGAGGCGCGGAGGCCCCCGGATGGGTTGCGCGGCCCAGGACGCGGCCCCTGGGACCGGGCTGCTCAGCAGCCCAGGGTGCTCAACCCAGCGTCGGGTCCCCCTTGATGAGGGCGAACGGGGCCCCCGCCGGGTCCTTGACCATGGCCAGTCGGCCGACGCCCGGGGCGTCGGTGGGCGGGATCAGGACCGTGGCGCCGAGCTCGGTGGCCGCGGCGAAGGTGGCGTCGCAGTCGGTCACGCCGAAATACGGGTGCCACTCCGAGCTCGAACCGGCCTGCAGATGCTCCTTCTGCAGCTGCATGATGCCGCCGTGCCCGGTGTCGTCGTCCTTGCCGCCGCCCGGCGCGGAGACGACGGAGTAGACGAGGTCACCGCCCATCGGCATGTCCTGGTGGCTCCAGGAGAAGACCGAGCGGTAGAAGTCCTTCGCGGCGGCCGCATCCGTGGTGTACAGCTCCGTCCAGCACAGGGAGTTCGGCTCCATGACCATCTCCAAGCCCTGGACGTCGCCCGGCTGCCATACGGCGAACTCGCCCCCCGTCGGGTCGGTGAAGGCGGCCAGCCTGCCCGCGGTGAAGACGTCCATCGGCGGGACGCGCACCGAGCCGCCGGCCTGCTCCACCGACTTGAGCGTGGCGTCCGCGTCCGGGGTGTGGAAGTACACCGTCCAGGCGGAGCGCGCGCCCTCGTCCATCAGCGGGCCGACGGCACCGACCGTCTTGCCGTCGAGCTGGAAGAAGCCGTAGCCGCCGGCGTCCGGGCCGGCCGACTGGAAGCGCCAGCCGAACACGGCGCCGTAGAAGGAGACGGCGTCGTCGATATCGGGGGCCCCGAGGTCGAGCCAATTGGGTGTGCCCGGGACGTAGTGGGTCGTCAGCATGAAGGGTCCTCCGTTGAGCTCCGTCGCATCTCCGTTGACCTCCGTCGGTCTCGGTCGGTCAACGGCGCGCTTCCGTCGCACGGATCGTGGCGTTCGGGGCCGTTTCCCGCCGTTTCTCAGGATGGCAGGGGGCACTGACAACCGCCCTTCCACGCGCCCGGCCGTCCCGGTTCAGGGCGCGCCGAACCGTGCGCGGAGCTCCCGCTTGAGGACCTTGCCGCTGGCGTTGCGCGGCAGTGCGTCCACGAACATCACCCGTTTGGGTGCCTTGAACGGCGCAAGGCGGGCGCGGGCCATCGCGATCAGCTCCTGCTCCCCCACGCCCGCGCCGCCCGGCTCGCCCCCGGCACCGCCCGTAGCGGCTGCACCGCCCGTGCCTCGCGGCCCGTCCGTACGGAGCACGACCACCGCGGTCACCGCCTCGATCCAGCGCTCGTCCGGCAGCCCGATGACCGCGACCTCGGCCACCTGCGGATGCTCGTAGAGGACGTCCTCGACCTGGCGCGAGGCGACCAGTACGCCACCGGAGTTGATGACGTCCTTGACCCGGTCGACCACCGTGAAATAGCCCTCCGCGTCGCGCACGGCGAGATCCCCGGAGTGGAACCAGCCGTCCCGGAACGCCTCCGCGGTCTCCTCCGGCTTGTCCCAGTAGCCGGTGCACAGTTGCGGGGAGCGGTAGACGACCTCGCCCCGGGTGCCGTCCGGCACCTCCCGGCCCTCCTCGTCCACCACCCGCGCCTCGACGAACAGCACCGGGCGCCCGCAGGAGTCCATCCGGCCCTCGTGTTCGCCGGGGCCGAGCACGGTGGCCAGCGGCCCGATCTCGCTCTGCCCGAAGCAGTTGTAGAAGGCGAGCCCGGGCAGCCGGGCGCGGAGCCGTTCCAGTACCGGCACCGGCATGATCGAGGCACCGTAGTAGGCCTTGCGCAGCCCGCTCAGCTCGCGGGTGGCGAAGTCGGGGTGGTTCGACAGCGCGATCCACACGGTCGGCGGCGCGAACAGGCTGTCGGCCAGCCCCCTTTCCACCAGGTCGAAGATCCGTCCCGGGTCGGGCCCGTCCAGGATGGTGTTCTCCGCACCGACCGCCAGATAGGGCAGCAGGAAGACGTGCAGCTGCGCGGAGTGGTAGAGCGGGAGCGAGTGCAGCGGCCGGTCCGTCTCCTTCAGGTCGAGAGCGACGACGGCGCTGGTGTACTCGTGCACCAGGGCACGGTGCGTCATCATCGCGCCCTTGGGCAGGGCGGTGGTCCCCGAGGTGTAGAGGAGCTGGACCAGATCCTCGTCGGACACCTCGGCCGCCTCGGCCACCCGCTCGGCGGCGTCCGCGTCCCGCTCGCCGGCATCCGCGTCCGGCTCGGCGCGGGACGCAAGCCGCTCCAGCAGGCCGTCCGGCGTCCCGTACAGCGCCATGGTGCGTACGGAATCCGGCAGCCGAGGCGCGAGCGCGGCGTCGGTGAACACCAGCGCACTGCCCGACTGCTCCAGGACATAACGCAGATCCTCGCCGGTGAAGGCGTGGTTGACCGGCACATGCACCAGCCCGGCGCGAGCACAGGCCAGAAACCCGATCAGGTACGCATCCGAGTTGTGCCCGTAGGAGGCGACCCGGTCGCCGGGCCGCAGGCCGTCCGCCCGCAGCACCCGGGCCGCGCCGGTCACCGCGTCGTCCAGCTCGCGATAGGTCCACACCCGGTCCGCGTACCGCACCGCAGTCCGTCCGGGCACCCGACGGGCGCTGCGCCGCAGGACCCCGTCGACCGTATTGCTCCGCGCTTGCGTCATGGCGCGATCCTCGACCGCCCCTCACCACCGGTCAAGCCACCCGACCGGAGCCCGGAGCCCTGGCCGGACGCCGTCGGCTACACGGAGCGCTCCCGCCCCTCCCAGTACGGGGCGCGCAGTCGGCGCTTGTACAGCTTGCCGTTGGGGTCGCGTGGCATGGCGGCGAGGAAGTCGACCGACTTGGGGCGTTTGTAGGCTGCCAGTCGCCGTGCGCAGTGGGCCATGATGTCGGCGGCCAGATCGGGCCCCGGCAGGTGGCCGTCGGCGGGCTCGATGACGGCCTTGACCTCCTCGCCCCAGTCGTCGTGGGGGATGCCGAAGGCGGCCGCGTCGGCGACCGCGGGGTGGGCGAGCAGGACGGATTCGATCTCGGCGGGGTAGATGTTCACCCCTCCCGAGATGATCATGTCGATCTTGCGGTCGCGGAGGAAGAGGAATCCGTCCTCGTCCAGGTACCCGAGGTCCCCGACGGTGAAGAAGTCTCCGATCCGGTTCTTCTTCGTCTTCCCCTCGTCCTTGTGGTACTGGAAGCCGCCGGTGCTCATCTTCATGTAGACGGTGCCGAGTTCGCCCGGGGGCAGCCGGTTTCCGTCGTCGTCAAAGACGGCCAGCTCGCTGATCGGCCAGGCCTTGCCGACCGTACCGGGCTTCTTGAGCCAGTCCTCGGCGGTCGCGAAGGCGCCGCCGCCCTCGCTGGCCGCGTAGTACTCCTCGACGCAGTCGCCCCACCAGTCGATCATGGCGCGTTTGACGTGGTCGGGGCAGGGCGCGGCGCCGTGCAGGGCGTGCCGCATCGAGCTCACGTCGTAAGCCGCGCGGGTCTCCTCCGGCAGCGCGAGCAGCCGGTGGAACTGAGTGGGCACCATATGCGTGTGGGTGCAGCGGTGCGCCTCGATCAGGGCCAGCATGTCCTGCGGCGTCCACTTGTCCATCAGGACGAGGCGGTGGCCGATGTGCAGCGAGGCACCGGCGAACTGCAGGACGGCGGTGTGGTAGAGCGGCGAGCAGACCAGATGGACGTGGTCGTCGAAGGGCGTGATGCCGAAGATGGCGAGAAACCCGCCGAGGTGGGCGGCCTCGGGCTCGGTGCCGGGCAGCGCGCGACGGATGCCGCGCGGGCGTCCGGTGGTGCCCGAGGTGTAGTTCATGACCCAGCCCAGCGTGCGGTCGCCGGGCGCGGACTCCGGCTGCCCGTCGAGGAGTTGGGCGTAGGGCCGGAAGCCGTCGGCCGCACCGACGGCGTAGCGGTGGGACGCGGGCAGCTTCGCCTCGTCCGCCGCCTGCCGGGCCGCCCCGGCGAACCGCTCGTGGGCGATCAGCACCTTCGCCCCGGAGTCGGCGACGATCCAGGCGATCTCCGGACCGACCAGATGGTGGTTGACGGGGACGAGATAGAAACCGGCCTGGGACGCGGCGAGGTAGGCGGTGAAGAACTCGACGCCGTTGGGGAGGACCACGGCGAAGGCGTCACCGCGCCGCAGGCCCGCCGCACGCAGCCCGTGGACGAGTTGGTTGCTCGCGGCATGCAGCCGGCCGGCGGTCCACTCCTCGCCGTCGGGGGCGATCAGGACCGTACGGTCCGGGTCGGCGGTGGCCTGCGCCCAGAAGCCGTTGGGCGGTGGGGAGTCGTGGGTCATTCCGCTGTCCTCCTCGGGATCAGGCGCGTCCGGCGATGCGGTTGATGCGGTCGATGGCCCGTTCGAAGCCGCGGGTGAGGTCGTCGAAGACGGCCTGCACGCTGCGTTCGCTGTTCATCCGGCCGACGATCTGGCCGACCGGGGTGCCGAGCAGGGGCTCGACCTCGTAGCGCTGGATACGGGAGTTGGCCTCGGCGACCAGCAGCCCCTGCAGCGGCATCGGGAGGGGGCCGGGGCCGCTCGGCTCGTCCCAGGCGTCGGTCCATTCGGTGCGCAGCTGGC
This portion of the Streptomyces sp. 2114.4 genome encodes:
- a CDS encoding alpha/beta fold hydrolase, yielding MSDVRKVQVGEVQLAYRVWGEEDAPPAVLLHCLGEDGEDWRGVVGRLAGTHRVYAPDQRGHGRSDWPGAYGFERWRDDAIGFLEALGLERVALIGHSLGAVAALLLAADRPELVARLVLEEVPVPLPAEPPQEVPEQPAGPQPFDWHAKAAVVAERNAPDPAWWDAPAKVTAPTLVIGGGESSHIPQDHLADLVERIPDARLVTVEGAGHLVHEERPGEFLAAVTSFLAP
- a CDS encoding Zn-ribbon domain-containing OB-fold protein, encoding MPEVLTAPLVVEFPFTRSLGPVQSAFLTGLRERTVLGVTASDGRVVVPPVEYDPVTAEEIRDLVEVGTSGTITTWAWNPFPRRGQPLTTPFAWVLVRLDGADTALLHVLDAPGPEAVRTGMRVRVRWAAERTGAITDIACFEPDDGAAENGLPAPDGSAEGAGRPAPHHGEFTDPVTGIVTPARLDYTYAPGRAQSRYLQALAEHRIVGERCPSCRKVYVPPRGACPTCGVATDTQVEAGPRGTVTTFCIVNIKAKNLDIEVPYVYAHIALDGADLALHARIGGIPYDRVRMGLRVEPVWTEDSRFPDHYRPSGEPDADYDSYKELI
- a CDS encoding VOC family protein, with amino-acid sequence MLTTHYVPGTPNWLDLGAPDIDDAVSFYGAVFGWRFQSAGPDAGGYGFFQLDGKTVGAVGPLMDEGARSAWTVYFHTPDADATLKSVEQAGGSVRVPPMDVFTAGRLAAFTDPTGGEFAVWQPGDVQGLEMVMEPNSLCWTELYTTDAAAAKDFYRSVFSWSHQDMPMGGDLVYSVVSAPGGGKDDDTGHGGIMQLQKEHLQAGSSSEWHPYFGVTDCDATFAAATELGATVLIPPTDAPGVGRLAMVKDPAGAPFALIKGDPTLG
- a CDS encoding acyl-CoA synthetase translates to MEYNLADLFESIVDTVPDREALVYVDHPGTGSERRLTYAELDRAANRLAHHLADHGVRPGQHVGLHLYNGIEYLQAVYACLKIRAVPVNVNYRYVEEELVYLYRDADLVALVFDAEFTARVAAALAQAPGLRHLVRVGTPPAGAPEPPLAPVALADAEAAGSPARGFGPRSADDQIVIYTGGTTGMPKGVMWRHEDLFFAGMGGGAPTGEPVTRPQELAERVAAGGDGIVFFPAPPLMHGTSTLTAFIAFHFGQKVVIHRKYVPEEVLRTIERERVTSVSLVGDAMLRPLVDALAGPLKGTDCSSLFSVSSSGAILSETVRAQFAALLPQVMLLNNFGSSESGFNGTATDDSGPGKGFRLHVNSRTAVVDLATHEPVPAGEVGRIALRGHVPLGYYNDPKKTAETFFEAHGDRWVLLGDMATVDEAGIVTVLGRGSQCINSGGEKVYPEEVEQALKAHPDIYDALVAGVPDERWGSRVAAVVQLRAGAAPLDLEGLQRHCRTRLAGYKIPRAAVFTDHIQRSPSGKADYRWARAVAAGGGTG
- a CDS encoding acyl-CoA synthetase; the encoded protein is MTQARSNTVDGVLRRSARRVPGRTAVRYADRVWTYRELDDAVTGAARVLRADGLRPGDRVASYGHNSDAYLIGFLACARAGLVHVPVNHAFTGEDLRYVLEQSGSALVFTDAALAPRLPDSVRTMALYGTPDGLLERLASRAEPDADAGERDADAAERVAEAAEVSDEDLVQLLYTSGTTALPKGAMMTHRALVHEYTSAVVALDLKETDRPLHSLPLYHSAQLHVFLLPYLAVGAENTILDGPDPGRIFDLVERGLADSLFAPPTVWIALSNHPDFATRELSGLRKAYYGASIMPVPVLERLRARLPGLAFYNCFGQSEIGPLATVLGPGEHEGRMDSCGRPVLFVEARVVDEEGREVPDGTRGEVVYRSPQLCTGYWDKPEETAEAFRDGWFHSGDLAVRDAEGYFTVVDRVKDVINSGGVLVASRQVEDVLYEHPQVAEVAVIGLPDERWIEAVTAVVVLRTDGPRGTGGAAATGGAGGEPGGAGVGEQELIAMARARLAPFKAPKRVMFVDALPRNASGKVLKRELRARFGAP
- a CDS encoding chorismate mutase, with the protein product MHPTPSLRSALAVGAAAAVLLTATGRVAAAPASAPAVAVAARPAAPVPPSSAAAPHAASAPPAATAHSPYGQLRPLAELSAERLATGDSVAAAKWGTGSPIDDPAREQEVLDTVADQARRLGADPAATVRVFRDQIEANKVVQRGLYRRWDADPAQAPTQRPDLQEVRKEINRINGALVRALAGSPRARSAPYCAPLLTAAAVRVHRQRRLDTLHATALARSLRSVCTGA
- a CDS encoding crotonase/enoyl-CoA hydratase family protein: MGGTEHLSVERVGATLVLTLNRPEAKNALSLPMLVGLYDGWISADEDDTIRSVILTGAGGTFCAGMDLKALAGDGMAGEQYRDRLRADPDLHWKAMLRHHRPRKPVIAAVEGHCVAGGTEILQGTDIRVAGESATFGLYEVRHGLFPIGGSTVRLARQIPRTHALEMLLTGRPYPAREAERIGLIGHVVPEGTALEAALEIAERVNGCGPLAVEAVKASVYETAEMTETDGLAAELARGWPVFDTADAKEGSRAFAEKRPPVYRRA
- the paaK gene encoding phenylacetate--CoA ligase PaaK — protein: MPEAATGSETFDEAERLSADALHSLQLTRLRASLQHAYDHVPFYRESFDRAGVHPRDCRSLGDLARFPFTVKDDLRAQYPFGMFAVPKEKVRRIHASSGTTGRPTVVGYTERDLAQWADVVARSLHAAGGRPGHTVHIAYGYGLFTGGLGAHYGAERLGCTVVPASGGMTSRQVQIIQDLRPEIIMVTPSYMLTLLDEFERQGIDPRTTSLEVGVFGAEPWTQEMRREIEERFAIDAVDIYGLSEVMGPGVAQECVETKDGLHIWEDHFYPEVVDPITGEVLPDGAHGELVFTSLTKEAMPVIRYRTRDLTRLLPGTARAAFRRMEKITGRSDDMIILRGVNLFPAQVEEIVLRTPGVAPHFQLRLTREGRMDQLTVRAEARPDAAPEARTAAAGLIARGVKDGIGVSVAVEIVDPETLERSVGKIKRIVDARPRDKAAETP
- a CDS encoding acyl-CoA synthetase is translated as MTHDSPPPNGFWAQATADPDRTVLIAPDGEEWTAGRLHAASNQLVHGLRAAGLRRGDAFAVVLPNGVEFFTAYLAASQAGFYLVPVNHHLVGPEIAWIVADSGAKVLIAHERFAGAARQAADEAKLPASHRYAVGAADGFRPYAQLLDGQPESAPGDRTLGWVMNYTSGTTGRPRGIRRALPGTEPEAAHLGGFLAIFGITPFDDHVHLVCSPLYHTAVLQFAGASLHIGHRLVLMDKWTPQDMLALIEAHRCTHTHMVPTQFHRLLALPEETRAAYDVSSMRHALHGAAPCPDHVKRAMIDWWGDCVEEYYAASEGGGAFATAEDWLKKPGTVGKAWPISELAVFDDDGNRLPPGELGTVYMKMSTGGFQYHKDEGKTKKNRIGDFFTVGDLGYLDEDGFLFLRDRKIDMIISGGVNIYPAEIESVLLAHPAVADAAAFGIPHDDWGEEVKAVIEPADGHLPGPDLAADIMAHCARRLAAYKRPKSVDFLAAMPRDPNGKLYKRRLRAPYWEGRERSV